A region of the Pseudomonadota bacterium genome:
AGCGACGGCAAGCGATACCTGCCCATCTTGATCGGTCCCTTCGAAGCCACCGCCATCGCGCTGGCCCTCGAGGGCACGCAGGTCCCCCGACCGCTGTCGCACGACCTCATGAAGTCGATCATCGAGTCGCTCAGCGCGAAGGTGCTGCGCATCATCATCCACGACATCCACGACAACACGTTCTTCGCAAAGGTCGTGCTCGAGGCGGGCAGCGGCGAGCTCGAGATCGACGCCCGCCCGAGCGACAGCATCGCCCTGGCGCTGCGCACCAACTCTCCCATCTTCGTCAGCGAGCGCATCATCCTCGAAGAGACGGTGGTCGACAAGTCGGCCGAGGAACAAGACGTCAAGAAGTTCAAGCGATACATCGACAACCTGAAGCCCGCCGACTTCCTCAAGGGCAAGGACGACAAGAAGCAGTAGTGTCGCTCCTGTCGGCGCGCGACGGCCGATGAGCGTTGCGGCGGCGTGGCGCACCGATCTCGCGGGAGACTGGCGCTCGCTCTGGCGCAGGCGCGGACGAGCCCTTCTGACGAGCA
Encoded here:
- a CDS encoding bifunctional nuclease family protein, translating into MLMTPERGETGPDMRKMKVDKLGIDLLTHDPVVILKDSDGKRYLPILIGPFEATAIALALEGTQVPRPLSHDLMKSIIESLSAKVLRIIIHDIHDNTFFAKVVLEAGSGELEIDARPSDSIALALRTNSPIFVSERIILEETVVDKSAEEQDVKKFKRYIDNLKPADFLKGKDDKKQ